A window of the Polaribacter batillariae genome harbors these coding sequences:
- the rpsE gene encoding 30S ribosomal protein S5 translates to MMQGYKNVERVKPSGLELVDRLVGVQRVTKVTKGGRAFGFSAIVVVGDGNGVVGHGLGKSKDVSSAIAKAVEDAKKNLVRIPILEGTLPHEQKGKFGGAKVFIKPASAGTGVIAGGAVRAVLESVGVHDVLSKSQGSSNPHNAVKATFDALLQLRSATSIAKQRGISLEKVFNG, encoded by the coding sequence ATTATGCAAGGTTATAAAAACGTAGAAAGAGTTAAACCAAGCGGATTAGAGCTTGTAGATAGATTAGTAGGTGTACAACGTGTTACCAAAGTAACAAAAGGGGGTAGAGCATTTGGTTTCTCTGCCATTGTAGTAGTTGGAGATGGTAATGGAGTCGTTGGGCACGGATTAGGAAAATCTAAAGATGTTTCTTCAGCAATTGCAAAAGCAGTAGAAGATGCAAAGAAAAATTTAGTAAGAATACCAATTTTAGAAGGTACATTACCTCACGAGCAAAAAGGTAAGTTTGGTGGAGCAAAAGTTTTCATTAAACCTGCTTCTGCGGGTACAGGAGTTATTGCTGGTGGAGCTGTACGTGCGGTATTAGAATCAGTTGGGGTGCATGATGTATTATCAAAATCTCAAGGTTCTTCTAACCCTCACAATGCAGTAAAAGCAACTTTCGATGCATTATTGCAACTAAGAAGTGCAACTTCAATAGCAAAGCAGCGAGGAATTTCTTTAGAAAAAGTATTTAACGGATAA
- the rpmD gene encoding 50S ribosomal protein L30 — protein MAKIRVTQVKSQIGRLQNQKRTLEALGLRRMNQTVEHEATPTIIGMVNTVKHLVSYEEIK, from the coding sequence ATGGCAAAAATAAGAGTTACACAAGTAAAAAGTCAAATCGGACGCCTTCAAAATCAAAAGAGAACTTTAGAGGCACTAGGTTTACGTAGAATGAACCAAACTGTAGAACACGAGGCAACTCCTACAATTATTGGTATGGTAAATACAGTTAAACACTTAGTTTCTTACGAAGAAATTAAATAA
- the rplO gene encoding 50S ribosomal protein L15, producing MSLHNLTPAEGSIKKGKRIARGEGSGKGGTATRGHNGQKSRSGYSKKIGFEGGQMPLQRRVPKFGFTNINRKEYQGINLDKLQSLVDSGKITDTVNLDILIANRLARKNDLVKILGNGELKAKLNITVHKFTATAKAAIEAAGGEAVTL from the coding sequence ATGAGTTTACATAATTTAACACCGGCAGAAGGTTCCATTAAAAAAGGAAAAAGAATTGCGAGGGGTGAAGGATCTGGAAAAGGTGGCACCGCAACAAGAGGTCACAATGGACAGAAATCTCGTTCTGGTTATTCTAAGAAGATAGGTTTTGAAGGAGGGCAAATGCCACTTCAAAGACGTGTGCCTAAATTTGGTTTTACGAATATTAATCGTAAAGAATACCAAGGAATCAATTTAGATAAGTTACAATCTTTAGTAGATAGCGGAAAGATAACAGATACAGTTAATTTAGATATTTTAATCGCCAATAGATTGGCAAGAAAAAACGACCTAGTTAAAATACTAGGAAACGGAGAATTAAAAGCTAAATTAAACATCACTGTACATAAATTTACTGCAACTGCAAAAGCGGCTATTGAGGCTGCAGGAGGAGAAGCAGTTACTTTATAA
- the secY gene encoding preprotein translocase subunit SecY — protein sequence MNFINTLKDIFKIEELKNKIFLTIGLIAVYRFMAAVPLPGIDPLQLAALKESTSGGLLGLLNAFTGGAFARASVMALGIMPYISASIVVQLMGIAVPYLQKLQKDGESGRKKITQITRWLTIGITLVQAPTYITAIKTQFGLGPEAFLVSGPTFWISSIIILTAGTIFAMWLGERITDKGVGNGISLLITVGIIANFPAAFLQEFVAKTTNAGAGGIMMILIEIIVWFVVILLTVLLVTAVRKIAVQYARRTVAGNIQNVAGSRDYIPLKLNAAGVMPIIFAQAIMFLPVALAQKFPAIASLQDINGLWYNVIFALLIIIFSFFYTAITIPTNKMAEDLKRSGGFIPGIRPGKDTAEKLDSVLSRITFPGSLFLAALSILPAIVVQFGVQQSWAMFYGGTSLIIMVGVAIDTMQQINSYLLNRHYDGLMKPGSSNRKSNK from the coding sequence ATGAATTTTATTAATACGCTAAAAGACATTTTTAAGATCGAAGAATTAAAAAATAAAATTTTTCTTACAATCGGTTTAATTGCTGTATATCGTTTCATGGCGGCTGTTCCATTACCTGGAATAGATCCATTACAATTAGCAGCATTAAAAGAAAGTACTTCAGGAGGTCTTTTAGGATTATTGAATGCATTTACAGGAGGAGCATTTGCTAGAGCGTCAGTAATGGCACTTGGTATAATGCCTTATATTTCTGCATCTATTGTAGTTCAGTTAATGGGAATTGCGGTTCCTTATTTACAGAAGCTACAAAAAGATGGAGAAAGTGGACGTAAAAAAATTACACAAATTACAAGGTGGTTAACCATAGGTATTACCTTAGTGCAAGCACCAACGTATATTACCGCTATTAAAACTCAGTTTGGTTTAGGACCAGAAGCATTTTTAGTAAGCGGACCTACATTTTGGATTTCATCAATTATCATTTTAACTGCAGGTACAATTTTTGCAATGTGGTTAGGTGAGCGTATTACAGACAAAGGTGTGGGTAATGGTATTTCATTATTAATTACTGTGGGTATCATCGCAAACTTTCCAGCAGCATTTTTACAAGAGTTTGTTGCAAAAACAACAAATGCTGGTGCAGGAGGAATTATGATGATTTTGATTGAAATTATCGTTTGGTTTGTCGTAATTTTATTAACTGTGCTATTAGTAACTGCCGTTCGAAAAATTGCAGTACAATATGCCAGAAGAACAGTTGCAGGAAACATACAAAATGTTGCAGGTTCAAGAGATTATATTCCTTTGAAATTAAATGCAGCAGGTGTTATGCCAATTATCTTTGCACAAGCAATTATGTTTTTACCAGTTGCTTTAGCTCAAAAATTTCCAGCAATTGCAAGTTTACAAGATATTAATGGGTTATGGTACAATGTAATATTTGCATTGCTAATTATCATTTTTAGTTTCTTCTACACAGCCATTACAATTCCTACGAATAAAATGGCAGAAGATTTAAAAAGAAGTGGTGGTTTTATACCAGGAATAAGACCAGGAAAAGACACAGCAGAAAAGTTAGATAGCGTTTTATCTAGAATTACGTTCCCAGGATCGTTATTTTTAGCGGCTTTATCTATTTTACCAGCAATTGTAGTTCAGTTTGGAGTACAACAAAGTTGGGCCATGTTTTACGGAGGTACCTCATTAATAATTATGGTAGGTGTTGCAATCGATACAATGCAACAAATTAACTCGTATTTATTAAATCGCCATTACGATGGTTTAATGAAACCGGGAAGTAGCAATAGAAAATCGAATAAATAA
- the infA gene encoding translation initiation factor IF-1, producing the protein MAKQSAIQQDGTITEALSNAMFRVELENGHIVTAHISGKMRMHYIKLLPGDKVKLEMSPYDLTKARITYRY; encoded by the coding sequence ATGGCTAAACAATCAGCAATTCAACAAGACGGAACCATTACAGAAGCATTATCAAATGCAATGTTTCGTGTAGAATTAGAAAACGGACATATTGTAACGGCTCATATCTCTGGTAAAATGCGTATGCATTATATCAAACTTTTGCCAGGTGATAAGGTAAAATTAGAAATGAGTCCATACGATTTAACAAAAGCAAGAATTACTTATAGATATTAA
- the ykgO gene encoding type B 50S ribosomal protein L36, with translation MKVRASVKKRSADCKIVRRKGRLYVINKQNPRFKQRQG, from the coding sequence ATGAAAGTAAGAGCATCAGTTAAGAAAAGAAGTGCCGACTGCAAAATAGTACGCAGAAAAGGTAGATTATATGTAATAAATAAACAAAATCCTAGATTTAAACAAAGACAAGGGTAA
- the rpsM gene encoding 30S ribosomal protein S13, producing the protein MARIAGIDIPKNKRGVIALTYIFGIGNSRAKQILAQAKVDESIKVQDWTDDQIAAIREQVGSFTIEGELRSEVQINIKRLMDIGCQRGIRHRLGLPLRGQRTKNNSRTRKGKRKTVANKKK; encoded by the coding sequence ATGGCAAGAATAGCAGGTATTGATATTCCAAAGAATAAAAGAGGTGTTATCGCTTTAACTTACATCTTTGGTATAGGAAACAGTAGAGCTAAACAAATTTTAGCACAAGCAAAAGTAGATGAGAGCATTAAAGTTCAAGACTGGACAGATGATCAAATCGCTGCAATTAGAGAACAAGTTGGATCTTTTACAATTGAAGGAGAATTGCGTTCTGAGGTACAAATAAACATTAAACGTTTAATGGATATTGGTTGCCAAAGAGGAATTCGCCATAGATTAGGACTTCCCTTAAGAGGGCAAAGAACTAAGAACAATTCGCGTACTAGAAAAGGTAAGAGAAAAACTGTAGCTAACAAGAAAAAATAA
- the rpsK gene encoding 30S ribosomal protein S11 — protein sequence MAKASTKKRKVIIDAIGEAHITASFNNIIISLTNKKGDVISWSSAGKMGFRGSKKNTPYAAQLAAEDCANVAKEAGLRKVKVYVKGPGNGRESAIRSIHNSGIEVTEIIDVTPIPHNGCRPPKRRRV from the coding sequence ATGGCAAAAGCAAGCACAAAGAAACGTAAAGTAATAATTGATGCTATTGGAGAGGCTCATATAACTGCATCTTTCAACAATATCATTATATCTTTAACAAATAAAAAAGGTGACGTTATTTCTTGGTCATCTGCTGGAAAAATGGGGTTTAGAGGTTCTAAAAAGAATACTCCTTATGCAGCTCAATTAGCAGCAGAAGACTGTGCAAACGTGGCAAAAGAAGCGGGTTTACGTAAAGTAAAAGTTTATGTAAAAGGCCCAGGAAATGGTAGAGAATCTGCGATTAGATCTATCCACAATTCTGGTATTGAAGTAACTGAAATTATCGATGTTACTCCAATTCCACACAATGGATGTCGTCCACCAAAAAGAAGAAGAGTATAA